The Papaver somniferum cultivar HN1 chromosome 3, ASM357369v1, whole genome shotgun sequence genome includes a region encoding these proteins:
- the LOC113356001 gene encoding uncharacterized protein LOC113356001 encodes MNNGKNHQQNNGGIPNGNGMINGRLARDLERDRRTMLFTFSMGHPIPEKDLETVLNEFLGSVAVETIMMQDVPRGEQPMYAYIVFRSVNCIDTIFQGNELVMFLINGNHVWSRRYLS; translated from the exons ATGAACAATGGCAAGAATCACCAACAGAATAATGGTGGAATTCCCAATGGTAACGGAATGATCAATGGAAGACTCGCTCGTGATCTTGAAAGGGATCGACGCACAATGCTATTTACATTCTCAATGGGACACCCAATCCCTGAGAAAGACCTTGAAACCGTCTTGAATGA ATTCCTTGGCAGTGTCGCTGTAGAGACGATTATGATGCAGGATGTTCCTCGTGGGGAACAACCAATGTATGCATATATCGTATTTCGTTCAGTGAATTGCATAGACACCATATTCCAAGGAAATGAACTAGTAATGTTTCTCATCAATGGGAACCATGTTTGGTCAAGGAGATACTTGAGTTGA